From a single Nissabacter sp. SGAir0207 genomic region:
- a CDS encoding LysR substrate-binding domain-containing protein has product MNIELRHLRYFIAVAEELHFGRAAERLRISQPPLSLQIQTLEQQIGATLLSRTNRSVSLTQAGEQFLRDAYQILAQVNDAAEKAARIHRGEVGELTIGFTSSSPFIGSISRSLRRFRQMHPHVHIQMEELNTKQQIGPLLEGKLDLGVMRNTVLPEALHYQLMLREPLVAVLPEDHPLAAGEPAALDVQALADQPFVFFSRLVGTALYDEILDLLAEAGIRPFITQEVGEAMTIIGLVSSGLGVSILPASFMRLKISGVRYIPLADPRFATQVWLVSHARRPLTAPAQALLDLLLEDRGLLAK; this is encoded by the coding sequence ATGAACATTGAACTGCGCCATTTGCGTTACTTCATCGCGGTGGCAGAAGAGTTGCACTTTGGCCGGGCGGCGGAGCGGCTACGCATCTCACAGCCGCCGCTGAGCCTGCAAATCCAGACGCTGGAGCAGCAAATTGGTGCCACATTGCTCTCCCGGACGAACCGCAGCGTCAGCCTGACACAGGCTGGCGAGCAATTTTTGCGTGATGCCTACCAGATTCTGGCGCAGGTCAATGACGCGGCGGAGAAGGCGGCGCGCATCCACCGGGGGGAGGTGGGGGAGCTGACCATCGGGTTCACCTCCTCTTCGCCCTTTATCGGCAGCATTTCGCGCAGCCTGCGCCGCTTCCGCCAGATGCACCCCCATGTGCATATCCAGATGGAGGAGCTGAACACCAAGCAGCAGATTGGCCCGCTGTTGGAGGGAAAACTCGATCTCGGCGTGATGCGCAACACCGTGCTGCCGGAGGCGCTGCACTACCAGTTGATGCTGCGCGAACCGCTGGTGGCGGTACTGCCAGAGGATCACCCGCTGGCGGCTGGCGAACCGGCGGCGCTGGATGTGCAGGCGCTGGCGGATCAGCCGTTTGTCTTCTTCTCGCGGCTGGTCGGCACCGCGCTCTATGATGAGATCCTTGACCTGCTGGCGGAGGCGGGCATTCGCCCCTTCATCACCCAGGAGGTGGGCGAGGCGATGACTATCATCGGGCTGGTCTCCTCGGGGCTGGGCGTCTCCATCCTGCCAGCCTCCTTCATGCGCCTGAAGATCAGCGGCGTACGCTATATCCCGCTGGCTGACCCGCGCTTCGCCACCCAAGTGTGGCTGGTGAGCCACGCGCGCCGACCGTTGACCGCACCCGCCCAAGCGCTGCTGGATCTGCTGCTGGAAGATCGCGGGCTGCTGGCCAAATAG
- a CDS encoding MFS transporter produces the protein MPTSSRALKLASPRPTTPFIKRGTPQFIRVTLALFSAGLATFALLYCVQPILPLLSHDFGISPASSSLSLSASTGLLAIGLMFTGPLSDAVGRKPVMVVALLLAAVCTLICAVMTSWDGILLMRALVGLALSGVAAVAMTYLSEEIHPSVVAFSMGLYISGNSIGGMSGRLVTGVLSDFFSWRVAIGVVGLFALGAALMFWRILPPSKHFRPASMRPRNLLINIRLHFRDAGLPLLFVEGFVIMGSFVTLFNYIGYRLLAQPYHLSQAIVGILSIVYLMGTYSSPKAGLLSTRYGRGPVLLGAIGMMLVGILLTAFNPVPVILAGMVLVAGGFFAAHSVASAWIGRRARRAKGQASSLYLFCYYAGSSVAGTFGGVFWHNFGWLGVVGYISLMLLVGLAVGWRLKSLPEKRLPA, from the coding sequence CTGCCGACCTCATCCCGTGCCCTGAAACTCGCCTCGCCGCGCCCAACGACGCCCTTTATCAAGCGTGGGACGCCGCAATTCATCCGCGTGACGCTGGCGCTGTTCTCAGCCGGGCTGGCGACCTTCGCCCTGCTCTACTGCGTCCAGCCGATTTTGCCGCTGCTCTCCCATGACTTTGGCATCTCGCCAGCCAGCAGCAGTCTGTCGCTGTCGGCCTCGACCGGGCTGCTGGCGATCGGGCTGATGTTTACTGGCCCGCTCTCAGACGCGGTGGGCCGCAAGCCGGTGATGGTGGTGGCGCTGTTGCTGGCGGCGGTCTGTACGCTGATCTGCGCGGTGATGACCAGCTGGGACGGCATCCTGCTGATGCGCGCGCTGGTGGGGCTGGCCCTGAGCGGCGTGGCGGCGGTGGCGATGACCTACCTGAGCGAGGAGATCCACCCGAGCGTGGTGGCCTTCTCGATGGGGCTGTATATCAGCGGTAACTCCATCGGCGGCATGAGTGGCCGTCTGGTGACGGGCGTGCTCTCTGACTTCTTCTCCTGGCGAGTGGCGATTGGCGTGGTCGGTCTGTTCGCCCTCGGCGCGGCGCTGATGTTCTGGCGCATCCTGCCGCCGTCGAAGCACTTCCGCCCTGCCTCGATGCGCCCGCGCAACCTGCTGATCAACATCCGCCTGCATTTCCGCGATGCTGGCCTGCCGCTGCTGTTCGTCGAGGGCTTTGTCATCATGGGCAGCTTCGTCACGCTGTTTAACTACATCGGCTACCGCCTGCTGGCGCAGCCCTACCACCTGAGTCAGGCGATTGTCGGCATCCTGTCGATCGTCTACCTGATGGGCACCTACAGTTCGCCGAAGGCGGGTCTGCTCTCCACCCGCTATGGCCGCGGGCCGGTGCTGCTCGGCGCGATTGGCATGATGCTGGTGGGCATCCTGCTGACCGCCTTTAACCCGGTGCCGGTGATTCTGGCTGGCATGGTGCTGGTGGCGGGCGGTTTCTTTGCCGCCCACTCGGTCGCCAGCGCCTGGATTGGCCGCCGCGCGCGCCGCGCTAAGGGACAGGCCTCCTCACTTTACCTGTTCTGCTACTACGCAGGCTCCAGCGTGGCCGGCACCTTTGGCGGCGTCTTCTGGCACAACTTTGGCTGGCTGGGCGTGGTCGGCTACATCAGCCTGATGCTGCTGGTGGGTCTGGCCGTCGGCTGGCGGCTCAAGAGCCTGCCAGAGAAGCGTCTGCCAGCCTGA